The Cellulomonas flavigena DSM 20109 DNA segment CGGCCACGCACCACGCGAGGACGGCCGGCGTCGACGTGGTGGGATGGGCCCCGTGACCGGCGCGCACCCTCCCGAGCAGCCCGCGCTGGCGGGTCTCGAGGTGCCCGCGGTGCGCCGTCGCCGAGCCGCCGCCCCCTCGGGCCCGGCAGCGACGGCGCCCGTCGCACGCGTGTGCGTCGACCTCGCCCCACCCCATCTCGACCGGCCCTTCGAGTACCTCGTCCCGGCGGACCTCGACACGTCCGCGCGCCCCGGTGTGCGGGTCAAGGTGCGCTTCGCGGGGCAGGACGTCGACGGCTGGCTCCTCGAGCGCGTGGACCGGGCGGAGCACGACGGCCGTCTGCTCCCGCTCCGTCGTGTGGTCTCGGACGAGGCGGTCGTCGCCCCGCAGGTGCTCGCCCTCGCACGCGCGGTCGCCGACCGCTGGGCGGGCACCCTCGCAGACGTGCTGCGCCTGGCGGTCCCGCCGCGGCACGCGCGCGTCGAGTCCGAACGGCATCCGGCCGCCGGCACCGACGCCGCTCCGACGCCGGAGACGTCGCCGGTCGACGTCGGGCGCGACGCACCGCCCGCACCCGCCTGGGACGCGTACCGCGGCGGGCCCGCGTTCCTGCGGCACGTGCGGTCGGGTGGGGCGCCCCGCGCCGTCTGGACGGCGCTGCCGGGGGCGCCGGACGGCGCGTGGCCCGCGGCACTGGCCCAGGCCGTCGCGGCGTGCGTCGCGGGCAACCGGGGCGCGCTCGTCGTGGTGCCCGACGGCCGCGACGTCGACCGCGTCTGCCGCGCGCTGGCCGCACTCGGGCTGCGGGACGCCGCCGACGGTGGCACGGTCGCCCGGCTCGTCGCCGATGCCGGGGCCGCCGCCCGGTACCGCGCCTTCCTCGCCACGCTGCACGGGCGCGCCCGCGTCGTCGTCGGGACCCGCGCGTCCGCCTTCGCGCCGGTCGCCGACCTCGGGCTGGCGGTCTGCTGGGACGACGGCGACCTGCAGCACGCCGAGCCGCGAGCGCCCTACCCGCACGTACGCGACGTGCTCGCGCTGCGCTCCGAGCTCGAGGGGGCCGCCCTGCTCGTCGGCGGGCACGCGCGCACCGTGGAGGCCCAGCAGCTGGTCGCGACGGGGTGGGCGCACGAGGTCGTCGCGGACCGTGCCACGGTGCGTGCCCGCACGCCGCGCGTCACTGCGCTCACGAGCCTCGAGCTCGCGCGTGAGGGGCCGGCGGCTGCAGCTCGCCTGCCCGCCCCCGCGTGGCGCGCGCTGCGTGACGCGCTGGCGGACGGGCCCGTGCTCGTCCAGGTCCCGCGGGCGGGGTACGTGCCGGTCGTCGCGTGCGTGCGCTGCCGCACTCCCGCGCGGTGCGGCGCGTGCCACGGCCCGCTGGGCCTCACGCGGGGCGACGGACCGCCGTCGTGCGGGTGGTGCGGCCGGCTCGCGACGGACCGGCGCTGTGACGAGTGCGGCGCCACTGGTCTGCGTTCGGTGCGGGTCGGGTCGGAGCGGACCGCCGAGGAGCTGGGGCGGGCGTTCCCCGGGGTCACCGTGCGCGTCTCGGGTGCGCGCGCCGCCGGGGGGGTCCTCGCCGACGTGCCCGACCGGCCCGCACTCGTGGTCGCGACCCCCGGTGCCGAGCCGCACGCGCCGTCCGGCTACGTGGCCGCCGTCCTGCTCGACGCCGCGGTCGCGAGCGCGGGTGAACGCCTCGGCGCGGAGGTCGACGCGCTGCGACGCTGGCTCGCGGCGGCGTCGCTGGTTCGGCCGGCCGGCGACGGCGGCCGCGTCCTGCTCGTCGGCGACGGTGCGGTGCGGCCGACGCAGGCGCTCGTGCGGTGGGACCCGGCCTGGCTCGCGTCGCGGGAGCTCGACGAGCGCGCCGAGCTCCTGCTGCCCCCGACGGTGCGTGTCGCCGCCGTGACCGGCGCGCGCGACGCGGTCGCGGCGCTCGTCGCCCGCGTGGACACCCCGGGCGTGCAGGTGCTGGGCCCGGTGCCGCTGCCCTCGGACGACCAGCGCGGCCGTGCGCTGGACCCGGAGGTGCGCACGTTGCTGCGTGTCCCGCCGGGCGACGGTGCCGCGCTCGCCCGCGCGGTGGCGGCCTCGGCCGCGATCCGCAGCGCCCGGCGTGAGGGCGGCGCCGTGCGCGTCCAGCTCGACCCGGTGGACCTGCTCTGAGGCGCGGGCGGCTGGTGGGCGCGACCTAGGATCGGGGCCATGCGTCTGCTCTTCGCGGGGAGTCCCGCGGCCGCCGTGCCCTCGCTCGAGGCCCTGCTGGGCTCCCGGCACGAGGTGGTGGCCGTCCTGACCCGCCCGGACGCCCGGGTCGGACGTGGCCGGACCCTGCGGCCGTCGGCGGTGGGTGCGGTCGCCCGGGACCACGGGCTGCCGGTACTGACCCCCGGGACGCTGCGCGGCTCCGAGCCGGCCGCGGAGATCGCCGCGCTCGGCGTCGACGCCGCGCCCGTGGTCGCCTACGGCATGCTGGTGCCGGCACCGCTGCTCGGCATGCCGCGCCACGGCTGGGTGAACCTGCACTTCTCGGTCCTGCCCGCCTGGCGGGGCGCCGCCCCGGTGCAGCACGCCCTGATGGCGGGCGACGAGGTCACGGGAGCCTCGACGTTCCGCCTCGAGGAGGGGCTGGACACCGGCCCCGTCTACGGCACGCTCACCGAGACGATCCGCCCGACCGACACGTCAGGTGACCTGCTGGGCCGTCTCGCGACGGCAGGTGCCCAGCTCCTGGTGAGCACGCTCGACGCCCTCGAGGACGGTGCGCTGCACCCCGTCCCGCAGCCTGCCGAGGGCGTGAGCCACGCACCGAAGCTCACCGTGGACGACGCCCGGGTGCGCTGGACGCACCCCGCTCACGTCGTCGACCGGCGCATCCGCGGCTGTACCCCGGCACCGGGCGCCTGGACCACGCTGCCGGACGGCTCGCGCCTCGGGCTGGGTCCGGTGCGGCCCGTGCCCGACGTGACCGACCTCGGCCCCGGCGAGCTGCGTGCCGGCAAGCGGGACGTCCTCGTCGGCGCCGGGACGGGGGCGGTGCGACTCGGTGACGTCACGCCCCCGGGCAAGCGGCCCATGCCTGCGGCCGACTGGGCCCGTGGTGCGCGTCCCGCGCCGGGCACGGTGCTCGGGCACGACGTCCCGACGACGCAGGACGCCCGGTGAGCCGCGACGAGCAGGGCGCGGGCCGCGCCCGGGACGCGCGGCGTGACGCACGTGGACGCCAGCGCGGCGAGGCGCGCGCCCAGGGGCGCGCCGGTCGGACGACCGCGGCACCTGCGCGCCGGGCCCGCACGAGCGACCCGGCGCGGGCGGCGGCGTACGACACGCTGCGTGCCGTCGCGGAGTCCGAGGCCTACGCGAACCTGGTGCTGCCGCCCCTGCTGCGCGAGCGGGGCCTCGCCGGACGTGACGCCGCGTTCGCCACCGAGCTCGCGTACGGGACCCTGCGCCTGCGGGGCCGCTACGACGCCGTTCTCGCGCAGGCGTCGTCACGCCCGCTCGACGAGGTCGACCCGCCCGTGCTCGACGTGCTGCGACTCGGCGCCCACCAGCTGCTCGGCATGCGCGTCCCCGCGCACGCGGCCGTCTCCGAGACCGTCGGGCTCGCCCGCGAGCGCGTGGGGGCGGGGGCGGCGCAGTTCGTCAACGCGGTGCTGCGGCGGGTGGCGGAGCGGCCGCTCGAGGAGTGGCTGACGCGGGTGGCGGACGCAGCCGACCCGGGCGGCGCTGACACGGTGGCGCGGCTCGCGGCGGTGGAGAGCCACCCGGCGTGGGTGGTGCGCGCGCTGCGGGAGTCGCTCGTGGGGTCGGGTCGTCCCGCGGCGGAGCTGGCCGCGGCGCTGGTGGCGGACAACGCGCCGCCGCGGGTGACGTTGGTCGCCCGGCCGGGGCTGGTGTCGTCGCAGGAGCTCGCGGAGCAGTCCGGCGCCGTTCCGGCTGGTCTGGCGCCGACCGCGCTCGTGCTGTCCGGTGGTGACCCGGGGGACGTGCCGGCGGTGCGGGATGGCCTGGCGGGTGTGCAGGACGAGGGGTCGCAGCTGGTGACCCTGGCGTTCGTCGAGGCGGAGGTGGCGGGTCGCGACGAGCGGTGGCTCGACATGTGTGCGGGGCCGGGCGGCAAGGCGGCTCTGCTGGGGGCGCTGGCGGCGCAGCGGGGTGCGCGGCTGGTGGCGAACGAGGTGCAGCCCCACCGGGCGCGGCTCGTGCGGCAGGCGTTGCGTGCGGTGCCCGGCGAGGCGGTCGAGGAGGTCCGTACGGGTGACGCGCGGACGGTGGGGGAGCTGGAGCCGGGTGCGTACGACCGGGTGCTGCTCGACGCGCCGTGCACCGGCCTGGGCGCGCTGCGGCGGCGTCCGGAGTCGCGGTGGCGGCGCACGCCGGCGGACCTGGCGACGTTGGCGGCGCTGCAGCGTGAGCTGCTCGCGTCGGCGGTGGCGGCGGTACGGCCCGGGGGAGTGGTGGGGTACGTGACGTGCTCGCCGCACCTTGCGGAGACGCAGCTCGTGGTGCTCGACGCGGTGCGGGCGGCGGCGCGTGCGGGCACCCCGGTGGCGGTGGTGGACGCCGCGCCGGTGATGGCTAGGGTCGCTCCCGCGTGGGAGCCGGTGCCCGGCCGGCAGGACGTGCAGCTGTGGCCGCACGTGCACGGCACGGACGCGATGCACCTCACGCTGCTGCGCCGGTCGTGACCGGGGCCGACGTGACGCGGGGGGGCGGTGCCCTCGGTACCGTGGGCGCCGTGGCTCCCGTGCTGATCAACCCGAGCATCCTTTCGGCCGACTTCGCGAACCTCGAGCGCGACCTGCAGCTGGTCGCGTCGGCGGACTACGTGCACGTCGACGTGATGGACCAGCACTTCGTGCCGAATCTCACGCTCGGCCTGCCGGTCGTGCGCCGGCTGGCGGAGGTGACCCCCGTGCCGCTGGACGTGCACCTCATGGTGGAGGACGCCGACCGGTGGGCCCCGCAGTACGCGGAGGCGGGTGCGGCGTCGGTGACGTTCCACGCGGAGGCGACGCAGGCCCCGGTGCGGTTGGCGCGCGAGCTGCGCGCCGGCGGCGTGCGGGCGGCGGTCGCGCTGCGGCCGGCGTCACCGGTGGAGCCGTTCCTCGACCTGCTGGACGAGGTCGACATGGTGCTCGTCATGACGGTGGAGCCGGGCTTCGGTGGCCAGGCGTTCATCGAGGGGACGTTGGCGAAGGTGCGGCGTGCGCGTGCGGCGATCGACGCGAGCGGCGCGGCCACGTGGGTGCAGGTCGACGGCGGGGTGTCGCGCGACACGATCGGCCGGATCGCGCGTGCGGGGGCCAACGTCTTCGTCGCGGGCTCGGCGGTGTTCGGCGCGGACGACGTCGCGCAGGAGGTCGAGGCGCTGCGTCGGCTGGCGGAGCACCCGACTTCCGAGGCCTGACGTCCGTGGTGCGGACGATGCGCCGGTGCGGAATGCGACGTGTGGCAGGATCGTTGACGAACACACACGTGCTCCGGGGTCGGTGAAAGTCCGAGCCGGCGGTGACAGTCCGCGACCCGTGAGCCCCGCGAGGGGTGAGCGGTTGACCTGGTGGAACTCCAGGACCGACGGTGAAAGTCCGGATGGGAGGAGACGCGTGCGCGGTGCGCCCCTGGCGTACCGCGACGAGCGGCGTGCCGCCCGTGCGACCCCGGAGCCCTGAGGCGACGGAGGTGCAGGGCGATGTCCGCGACGACGAGCACGACGCGCGCGACCGACGATCCCGTGGACGCCACGTCGCCCCGCTGCGCCGGCTCCGCTGTCGCCGAGCACGAGGACGCCGCCCACGAGCTCGCGGCCATGCGGCACGCCTTCGGGCTCGCCGAGCAGGGTCCGCTCGGGCCGAACCCGCGTGTCGGGTGCGTCCTGCTCGACCGCGCCGGCGCCGTCGTCGGCGAGGGATGGCACCGTGGTGCCGGCACGCCGCACGCCGAGGTCGCCGCGCTGGCCGACGCCCGCGAGCGCGGTGCCGACGTGCGCGGCGCCACAGCGGTGGTGACGCTGGAGCCGTGCGACCACACGGGGCGCACGGGGCCGTGCTCGGTGGCGCTGCTGCAGGCGGGCGTGGGCCGCGTGGTGGTGTCGGTGCAGGACCCGAACCCGGTGGCCGCCGGGGGTGCGCAGCGGCTGCGCGCGGCGGGTGTCGACGTGGTGACGGGGGTGCTGGCCGACGAGGGCACGCGCACCCTGGGCGCGTGGCTGCCTGCGGTGCGGCGCGGGCGGCCGTTCGTCACGCTCAAGCTGGCGGCGTCGCTGGACGGGCGGGCCGCAGCCGCGGACGGGTCGAGCCGCTGGATCACGTCGGACGTGGCGCGCCGCCATGCGCACGGCCTGCGGGCGGAGGTCGGCGCGATCGTCGTCGGGACCGGGACCGCGCTGGTCGACGACCCGTCGCTCACCGCGCGCACGGGCGACGGGTCGCTGGTGGAGCACCAGCCCCTGCGCGTCGTCGTGGGGCACCGCGAGGTGCCCGCGGGTGCGCGCCTGCGCGGTCCGGGCGGGGAGCTGGTGCAGGTGCGCACGCACGACCCGGCGGTCGTCCTGGCCGCGTTGCACGAGCGCGAGGTGCGCCACGTGCTGGTCGAGGGCGGGCCGACGCTCGCGGCGGCGTTCCTGGCGGCCGGTCTGGTCGACGAGGTGCACGCGTACGTCGCGCCCGTCCTGCTGGGCGCCGGGCGGGCGGCCGTGGGGGACCTGGGGGTCGCGACGATCGCCGACGCGCTGCGCCTGACCCCCGTCGACGTCGTCCCGCTGGGACCCGACGTGCTCGTCGTCGCGACCCCGCACCACGACCCGCCGCCGGGTGCGGCCCGGACTGCCACGTCCACCGAGGAGGAGCACTGATGTTCACCGGGATCGTCGAGGAGATGGGGACGGTCGTCGCCCTCGTGCCGGGGGTCGGCGACGAGGCGGACGCGCGGCTGCAGGTGCGCGGGCCGCTCGTGACGTCCGACGCGCGGCTCGGCGACTCGATCGCGGTGAGCGGCGTGTGCCTGACGGTGGCCGAGCTGCCGGGGGACGGCACGTTCGTCGCGGACGTCATGCCTGAGACGCTGCGCCGCTCGGCGCTGGGCGAGCTACGCGAGGGCGACGCGGTCAACCTCGAGCGTGCGCTGGCCGTCGGGGGCCGGTACGGCGGGCATGTCGTGCAGGGGCACGTCGACGGCGTCGGTGTGGTGCGCGCGCGCCGGCCCGGGCCTCGCTGGGACGACGTGGAGATCGGCCTGGACCCGGCGCTCGCCCGGTACGTGGCGGAGAAGGGCTCGATCACGGTGCAGGGGGTGTCCCTGACGGTGACGCACGTGAGCGACGACGCGTTCGGCGTGTCGCTCATCCCGACGACGCTGGAGGTCACGACCCTCGGGTCGCTGGCGCCCGGTGCGCGGGTCAACCTGGAGGTGGACGTGCTGGCGAAGTACACGGAGCGGCTGCTCGCGGCGTCGGGGGTGGCCCGGTGAGCGGCGCGACGGACCAGGACGTGCGCCTCGGCACGGTCGAGGACGCGCTCGAGGCGCTGCGCGCGGGGCGGCCCGTCATCGTCGCGGACTCGCAGGACCGGGAGGACGAGGCCGACGTGGTGCTCGCCGCGCAGTCCGCGACGCCCGAGTGGGTGGCCTGGACGATCCGGCACTCGTCGGGCTACCTGTGCGCGCCCATGCCGGCGGAGCGTGCCGACGCGCTCGACCTGCCGCTGATGGTGCCGCACAGCCAGGACCCGCGGCGCACCGCCTACACGGTGACGGTCGACGCGACGACGGGTGTGTCGACGGGCATCTCCGCGGCGGACCGCACGCGCACGCTGCACGTGCTGGCGGACCCAGGTGCCGGGCGCAACGACCTCATCCGCCCGGGGCACGTGCTGCCGCTGCGTGCCGTGCCCGGCGGTGTGCTGCACCGGGCCGGGCACACCGAGGCCGCGGTCGACCTGTGCCGCCTGGCCGGGCTGGAGCCCGTCGCGGGCATCGCCGAGCTCGTCCGTGACGACGGCCAGATGGTCCGCCTACCGGAGGCGTCCCGCCTCGCCGAGGACGCCGGGCTCGTGCTGCTCACGATCGCGGACCTGCGCGCGTGGCGCGCCCAGCACGACCCCGTTGAGCCGGTCGCGTCGGCCGCCGCGGTCGCGCCGCGCGTGCACGCCACGCACACCGCCCACCTGCCGACCCGGCACGGCGACTTCCGCATCCACGGGTTCCGCGACCTGCGCACCGGCGACGAGCACGTCGCCCTGGTGTCCACGTCCGGGCTGGCGGAGGTGCCGGCGGTCCGGGTGCACTCCGAGTGCCTCACCGGCGACGCGTTCGGCTCGGCCCGCTGCGACTGCGGCCCGCAGCTCGACGCCGCCCTGGAGATCACCGCGGCCGAGGGCGGCGCCGTGGTCTACCTGCGCGGGCACGAGGGCCGGGGTATCGGCCTGCTCGCGAAGGTCGCCGCCTACGCGCTGCAGGACGACGGGCGCGACACCGTCGAGGCGAACGTCGACCTGGGCTGGCCCGCGGACCGACGCGAGTACGGTGCCGCCGCGGCGATCCTCGCCGAGCTCGGTGTGCGGCGCGTGGAGCTGCTGACGAACAACCCGGCCAAGGTCGCCGGCCTGCGCGCGCACGGCATCGACGTCGCGCAGGTCCGCGGCCTGGAGGTGGGCCGCACGCCGCACAACGAGGCGTACCTGCGCACCAAGGCCACGAGCATGGGCCACGCCCTGCACCTCGACGAGCCGGACGGTGCGCCGCAGCTCGCACCGGCCGTGCACGTCGACCCCGTCCTCGCCGGTCCTGCACCCGCAGGCGCCGACACCACCGACCACTTGTTCGACCCTCTGGAGGAGCTGGCATGAGCGGCGCAGGCGCACCCACCCTGGACCTGGACGGCCGCGGCCTGCGGGTCGTCGTCGTGGCCGCGAGCTGGCACACCACCGTCATGGACGGCCTGGTCGCCGGTGCGCGCCGCGCCCTGGCCGAGGCGGGTGTCGAGGACGTCACCGTCGTGCGCGTGCCGGGCTCGTTCGAGCTGCCCGTCGCCGCCCAGCGCGCCGCCGGCACGGCCGACGCGGTCGTCGCCCTCGGTGTCGTCATCCGCGGCGGCACCCCGCACTTCGACTACGTGTGCCAGGCCGCCACGTGGGGCCTGACCGAGGTCGGCCTGCGCACCGGCGTGCCCGTCGGGTTCGGCGTGCTCACGTGCGACGACGAGCAGCAGGCCCTCGACCGCGCCGGCCTGCCCGGCTCGCACGAGGACAAGGGTGCCGAGGCCGCCCAGGCGGCGGTCGCCACGGCCCTCACGCTGCGCACCCTGGGCGCCGCCTGACGGACGCGTGTGCGTGGCAGGTCGGACGGACGTCTAGGCTCAACGGCGTGAAGTCGTTCGAGGAGCTGTTCGCCGAGCTGTCCCACAAGGCCGCCACACGACCCGCGGGGTCGGGCACCGTCGCCGAGCTCGACGCCGGCGTGCACGCCATCGGCAAGAAGATCGT contains these protein-coding regions:
- the ribH gene encoding 6,7-dimethyl-8-ribityllumazine synthase; protein product: MSGAGAPTLDLDGRGLRVVVVAASWHTTVMDGLVAGARRALAEAGVEDVTVVRVPGSFELPVAAQRAAGTADAVVALGVVIRGGTPHFDYVCQAATWGLTEVGLRTGVPVGFGVLTCDDEQQALDRAGLPGSHEDKGAEAAQAAVATALTLRTLGAA
- a CDS encoding RsmB/NOP family class I SAM-dependent RNA methyltransferase codes for the protein MSRDEQGAGRARDARRDARGRQRGEARAQGRAGRTTAAPARRARTSDPARAAAYDTLRAVAESEAYANLVLPPLLRERGLAGRDAAFATELAYGTLRLRGRYDAVLAQASSRPLDEVDPPVLDVLRLGAHQLLGMRVPAHAAVSETVGLARERVGAGAAQFVNAVLRRVAERPLEEWLTRVADAADPGGADTVARLAAVESHPAWVVRALRESLVGSGRPAAELAAALVADNAPPRVTLVARPGLVSSQELAEQSGAVPAGLAPTALVLSGGDPGDVPAVRDGLAGVQDEGSQLVTLAFVEAEVAGRDERWLDMCAGPGGKAALLGALAAQRGARLVANEVQPHRARLVRQALRAVPGEAVEEVRTGDARTVGELEPGAYDRVLLDAPCTGLGALRRRPESRWRRTPADLATLAALQRELLASAVAAVRPGGVVGYVTCSPHLAETQLVVLDAVRAAARAGTPVAVVDAAPVMARVAPAWEPVPGRQDVQLWPHVHGTDAMHLTLLRRS
- a CDS encoding primosomal protein N', producing the protein MGPVTGAHPPEQPALAGLEVPAVRRRRAAAPSGPAATAPVARVCVDLAPPHLDRPFEYLVPADLDTSARPGVRVKVRFAGQDVDGWLLERVDRAEHDGRLLPLRRVVSDEAVVAPQVLALARAVADRWAGTLADVLRLAVPPRHARVESERHPAAGTDAAPTPETSPVDVGRDAPPAPAWDAYRGGPAFLRHVRSGGAPRAVWTALPGAPDGAWPAALAQAVAACVAGNRGALVVVPDGRDVDRVCRALAALGLRDAADGGTVARLVADAGAAARYRAFLATLHGRARVVVGTRASAFAPVADLGLAVCWDDGDLQHAEPRAPYPHVRDVLALRSELEGAALLVGGHARTVEAQQLVATGWAHEVVADRATVRARTPRVTALTSLELAREGPAAAARLPAPAWRALRDALADGPVLVQVPRAGYVPVVACVRCRTPARCGACHGPLGLTRGDGPPSCGWCGRLATDRRCDECGATGLRSVRVGSERTAEELGRAFPGVTVRVSGARAAGGVLADVPDRPALVVATPGAEPHAPSGYVAAVLLDAAVASAGERLGAEVDALRRWLAAASLVRPAGDGGRVLLVGDGAVRPTQALVRWDPAWLASRELDERAELLLPPTVRVAAVTGARDAVAALVARVDTPGVQVLGPVPLPSDDQRGRALDPEVRTLLRVPPGDGAALARAVAASAAIRSARREGGAVRVQLDPVDLL
- a CDS encoding methionyl-tRNA formyltransferase, encoding MRLLFAGSPAAAVPSLEALLGSRHEVVAVLTRPDARVGRGRTLRPSAVGAVARDHGLPVLTPGTLRGSEPAAEIAALGVDAAPVVAYGMLVPAPLLGMPRHGWVNLHFSVLPAWRGAAPVQHALMAGDEVTGASTFRLEEGLDTGPVYGTLTETIRPTDTSGDLLGRLATAGAQLLVSTLDALEDGALHPVPQPAEGVSHAPKLTVDDARVRWTHPAHVVDRRIRGCTPAPGAWTTLPDGSRLGLGPVRPVPDVTDLGPGELRAGKRDVLVGAGTGAVRLGDVTPPGKRPMPAADWARGARPAPGTVLGHDVPTTQDAR
- the rpe gene encoding ribulose-phosphate 3-epimerase — protein: MAPVLINPSILSADFANLERDLQLVASADYVHVDVMDQHFVPNLTLGLPVVRRLAEVTPVPLDVHLMVEDADRWAPQYAEAGAASVTFHAEATQAPVRLARELRAGGVRAAVALRPASPVEPFLDLLDEVDMVLVMTVEPGFGGQAFIEGTLAKVRRARAAIDASGAATWVQVDGGVSRDTIGRIARAGANVFVAGSAVFGADDVAQEVEALRRLAEHPTSEA
- a CDS encoding riboflavin synthase; the encoded protein is MFTGIVEEMGTVVALVPGVGDEADARLQVRGPLVTSDARLGDSIAVSGVCLTVAELPGDGTFVADVMPETLRRSALGELREGDAVNLERALAVGGRYGGHVVQGHVDGVGVVRARRPGPRWDDVEIGLDPALARYVAEKGSITVQGVSLTVTHVSDDAFGVSLIPTTLEVTTLGSLAPGARVNLEVDVLAKYTERLLAASGVAR
- the ribD gene encoding bifunctional diaminohydroxyphosphoribosylaminopyrimidine deaminase/5-amino-6-(5-phosphoribosylamino)uracil reductase RibD, whose amino-acid sequence is MSATTSTTRATDDPVDATSPRCAGSAVAEHEDAAHELAAMRHAFGLAEQGPLGPNPRVGCVLLDRAGAVVGEGWHRGAGTPHAEVAALADARERGADVRGATAVVTLEPCDHTGRTGPCSVALLQAGVGRVVVSVQDPNPVAAGGAQRLRAAGVDVVTGVLADEGTRTLGAWLPAVRRGRPFVTLKLAASLDGRAAAADGSSRWITSDVARRHAHGLRAEVGAIVVGTGTALVDDPSLTARTGDGSLVEHQPLRVVVGHREVPAGARLRGPGGELVQVRTHDPAVVLAALHEREVRHVLVEGGPTLAAAFLAAGLVDEVHAYVAPVLLGAGRAAVGDLGVATIADALRLTPVDVVPLGPDVLVVATPHHDPPPGAARTATSTEEEH
- a CDS encoding bifunctional 3,4-dihydroxy-2-butanone-4-phosphate synthase/GTP cyclohydrolase II; protein product: MSGATDQDVRLGTVEDALEALRAGRPVIVADSQDREDEADVVLAAQSATPEWVAWTIRHSSGYLCAPMPAERADALDLPLMVPHSQDPRRTAYTVTVDATTGVSTGISAADRTRTLHVLADPGAGRNDLIRPGHVLPLRAVPGGVLHRAGHTEAAVDLCRLAGLEPVAGIAELVRDDGQMVRLPEASRLAEDAGLVLLTIADLRAWRAQHDPVEPVASAAAVAPRVHATHTAHLPTRHGDFRIHGFRDLRTGDEHVALVSTSGLAEVPAVRVHSECLTGDAFGSARCDCGPQLDAALEITAAEGGAVVYLRGHEGRGIGLLAKVAAYALQDDGRDTVEANVDLGWPADRREYGAAAAILAELGVRRVELLTNNPAKVAGLRAHGIDVAQVRGLEVGRTPHNEAYLRTKATSMGHALHLDEPDGAPQLAPAVHVDPVLAGPAPAGADTTDHLFDPLEELA